CAATGAGGAAAGCAGATTGTACACAGAAATCAGTCACAGGGTGGGAAATGCCAGGAAAGGTTCATTAGCAGAATGGCAGAAACACACAAGTTGGCTTGGCTTTGCTGAGACTGAAAAGCTGGGCGAAGGAACCAGTACGTTACCGCCTTGTCAgttcttttttcctccttaaaGCACCGGTGTCAGAGTGAGCCAACAGGCCACAGCCCTGTGTTGGTGACCGACATTGGGACAAAGCCACTGAACAGCCCCTGTCTAGAGATGCGGAGATTAGAATGGATTGGTGAAACTCAGCGAGaggctcccctcccacccagttaTACGGTACCACAATCCCTGTAGTTTGAAAGGTGAATGATTGGAATGATGGTGTCATCAGTGTCAGGCAATCTGTCAATCAGATGTATATGGTATCCTTGTTCACATAGAACTAGGGGCCTGGGAGGTAATGGTAGTGAGTTTTATTACCAGGGAAAGGTGACTGAAGGCGCTATGAGATGACTGCACAGCACAGATACAACATGTGCAGTGGCACTGCAGGCTTGTCTAGTGACCTAGAAGTAGATGACTCAATATTCCGTTCCTAGAGCCTCAAGCTACCCATAACCCCACCTAAAATGGCTGATTGGTTTTCCCCTTAAGCAATTCTGTAGGTGAAAGGTGGCCTGAAGACTGAAGTCCCCTAAGCAAGGCCAAACCCTGTGAGGTGAATGTAGAGCCAGCGAAGTCCACGAGAGTTGCAGGTACTGAGGCCTTCTCGGGATTTGGTCCCCAGTGACTAAgtacagcacaggcagctgcACTGCAGGGCGTGACTGTAACAGTCTCAGGACTTGTGCTGTCTCCCACTAAAGTCTAGAGAAGTTTTACCTTTGACATCAAagcaagcaggatcaggcctgcaGTTTAGTTCCATCTCTTGAGTCCATGTAAACCTGGCCCTTTCTGCAGGGAGTGCCTGCTGTCAAGGGGTGCCAGTTGTGGTGGTGATTTGGGGATGTGGATAGCTGCCCAGCTGGAAATGGACTGTGAGCCTGTCAGGAATGGTGTGTTTTCAATGTGATGGCATCCTGAGAGCCTGTTGTGTGACTTTTTCTCAGTGTGCAGATCACTGACTGTCCAGTTGTGTAGCCAGTCTGCTCAAATGTCAATGATCCTCAACTAGGCAGAAAGGGCTGTTTCTAAACAAGTTAACTCCAGTGTCTTTATTCCACTCTGTACTTCCCCAAATACATATCATGTCTACTACTCTGGTGTAAATCgggagtcactccactgaagggAAGTTTACTGAAAGTTGAATTTGGCCTTAATTTCCTAGGGGCTTGTTTTTTACTGATTTCTTAAATTTGCTCTCAAGTATAGAatggaactgattttttttttctaatttggcAAAAATTGTCACCCGTGGTTGCCATTTTCCACCCCAAGTTCCATCCCAGGGCAATGTAGTAAGAACACTGATGCATGTCAGGTTAACATCTGCAGCATGagagcagccccactgaaatgaaaaaacaaattgCTAGGCGTTCCCGATGCTGGGAGCTCCTTTTATTTCCCTTTCATTTGAACCCATGCTGAGGTAAGACGGCCCTTTTGTCATCACTTCTTTGGATGGGAAAGAAGCAGTGGGGGGACCTATACGGGCTCTCTGTTGTGAAACTGGAACTCCTCATTAGGACAGCCGTCATGGGGACTTCCAACAGCTCCTCCTTCATTCTGGTGCTCAGAGTCCCCTCAGGCGAACTTCTCTGTTCACCTGCTTCCCTCTCTGAGTTGGCACTGTACTGCCCCAGCCTTGACACTTTGTGGCATCTTGAGGACCAGAACTGCAAGCAGCCATAGACCAAGAAGGCCGTAAAGCAGAGGAGCAATAGGCTGCTCACCATCCACATGGAGGTGGCAGATTCCTGCTTCAAGCCACGCAAGGCCAGCGGGTGCTGGTCGAGGGTGTGGAAAGTTGTGCAATGGTTGCTGGAGGGGTAGGAGTTTTTACATGTGACGCACAGGATGTAGACGGTGGAGGGAGTGAGTCTGTGAAGGACCAGGGAGCTATGGGAGTGGGGGACCCTCTCCTCACGGTGGAAGTTCTGGCGCAAGTAGCCTGCGAAGACGCTGTTGCAGTTGGGACGGTACATGACGTGGTAATAATTCTCGGGGCAGGGGTTGTTTGTGGACCAGGAGACGGTGGCTCTTGTGTCAGAGATGTTGCGGACTTCAATGTTCATTGCGGGTCTGAAagcaaaaacaaggaaatgcTTAATATACTGGGGCTGAGCCAAAGCCTACTGAATCAGCTGGGCTCTTTCCAGTGACTACCAGGCACATTCAATCGGGCCCATATGGTCTTCAGAAGTAAAAGGGAATTCGTAATAGCTAAAGCTGGGTGGAAAATGCAGAGAc
This sequence is a window from Chelonoidis abingdonii isolate Lonesome George chromosome 7, CheloAbing_2.0, whole genome shotgun sequence. Protein-coding genes within it:
- the FNDC9 gene encoding fibronectin type III domain-containing protein 9, which translates into the protein MNIEVRNISDTRATVSWSTNNPCPENYYHVMYRPNCNSVFAGYLRQNFHREERVPHSHSSLVLHRLTPSTVYILCVTCKNSYPSSNHCTTFHTLDQHPLALRGLKQESATSMWMVSSLLLLCFTAFLVYGCLQFWSSRCHKVSRLGQYSANSEREAGEQRSSPEGTLSTRMKEELLEVPMTAVLMRSSSFTTESPYRSPHCFFPIQRSDDKRAVLPQHGFK